The Psychroflexus sp. ALD_RP9 region TGAAAACGACAAAACTACCTTTATTTGGTGTAGCCAAGACAGACCCAAAAAAGGACTTCATATCATTTTAGAAGCTTGGTCAAAATTCCATAAACTTTATCCCAATTCAGAATTACAAATAGTAGGAACATATAAGACCTACCAAGTAGAAGGTGTAAAATGTTTAGGAAGAATTTCAAATGATCAACTGCCAGAGGTTTATCAAAATGCTGATGTTTATCTATTTCCTACATTATGTCATGAAGGCTTTGGTCTTACTCTAGTAGAGGCATTGCATTGTGGTTGTTTTTGCATTGCCTCTAACATTGGCGGTGTGCCAGAGGTTTTAAACCATGGCGAATATGGCTGGCTGATAAGCGAACCACATAATACTGATGAGTGGCTAAATGCTATGATAACCTATGAGAGAGAAAAGCCAAAGCATCCAAAAATTTTAAAAAACAAATATAGTTTAGAGTCTTGGTCTAACGGTATGAACGAAATAATTCTTAAAGCTAAAAATAGAATAGAGTTAAATATTTGTTAGTTTTATTGATTCAAAATAACTTAATATAATGCTTTTATGAGAAAAATCTGCGTAGTTGTCACCGCTCGACCATCCTATTCCAGAATTAAAACGGCGCTAAAAGCCATTCAAAAGCATCCTGATTTAGAATTGCAATTAGTGGTAGCGGCTTCTGCTTTGTTAGAGCGTTATGGTACAGCAGTCAATTACATTAAAGCGGATGGGTTTAAAATTGATGCCAAAGTTTTCAACGTCTTAGAAGGCGAAAACCTCACTGCTGCAGCCAAAACCACAGGCATTGGTATTTTAGAGTTGTCTAGTGTGTTTGAAAACTTGCAACCTGACATTGTGGTTACCGTAGCCGATCGCTTTGAAACCATGGCAACGGCTATTGCGGCTTCCTATATGAATATTCCTTTAGCCCATATCCAAGGCGGCGAAGTCACCGGCAACATCGACGAGAAAGTGCGCCATAGCATTACCAAATTAGCCGATTATCATTTGGTGGCATCAAAAGATGCCAAAGAACGTGTACTTCAATTAGGAGAAGAAGCCAATTCCGTCTTTAATACAGGCTGTCCGTCTATCGATTTAGCTAAAGAAGTTCAAAGCTTAAACAAGCTTAGTTTTAATCCCTATGAAAAATATGGTGGTGTAGGAGCGCACCCCGATTTAAGTCAATCCTATTGGGTCGTCATGCAGCATCCCGTAACTAACGAATACCAAAATTCGCGAAAACATGTAGAAACGACCTTAGAAGCTATTCGCCAACAAGTTGATGTTCCTGTGTTGTGGTTTTGGCCCAATGTAGATGCGGGTTCCGATGGTACTTCTACAGGTATACGAGCTTTTAGAGAAAAATATGATTTGAGTCATGTGCATTTCTTTAAAAACATGCAAGGCAATGATTTCTTAAACTTACTGGATCAATCTAAGGGGCTAATCGGTAATTCTTCGGTAGGCATACGTGAGTGCGCTTACTTAGGTGTTCCTGTCATTAATATTGGAAGTCGACAAAATCGCCGCCAACGCGGTGAAAATGTAATTGATGTAGATTACAGCACAGAAGCCATAACCGAAGCCATGCAACAAATTGAAAAGCAGTCTAGACCAGCTTCAACAAATATCTATGGCAATGGAGATGCAGGTAAAAATATTGCCCAGGTTTTAGCTCAAGTAGAGTTGAAGTTTCATAAGACGATTGTTTATTAGTGAAGGGTGATGAGTGATGAGTGAAGAGTGATGAGTGAAGAGTGATGAGTGAAGAGTGATGAGTGAAGGGTGAAGAGTGATGAGTGAAGGGTGAAGAGTGATTAGTTAACAGTGATGAGTGAAGGGTGGTCAGTGAAGAGTTGATTTAATAAATAATATAAAATGAATCACAAGGATTTAGAAGCATGGAAAGTTAGCATGGATTTGGTGGATTATGTTTATCAATTATCTAAATCGATGCCTAGGTCTGAAGACTTCGTCTTAAAGCAACAATTTCTTAGATCTGCCATTTCAGTACCGTCAAATATAGCAGAAGGCTGTGGGAAAGTTCAGACAAAGAATTAATTAGATTTTTAGATATTAGTCTCGGTTCTTTAGCAGAACTCGACACTCAATTTGATATTGGATTCCGACAGAATTATTTTGAAAATGTTGAAGACTTTCAAGTTTTGTTAATTAAAACAAGAAAGCTGATTATAGGACTTAAAAATTATTTGAAAAAGAAAAGCAAATGAATGAACTAATAATAATTCACAGCTCACTGATCACTTTACGCAGTCTGCAAGTAAATGTTCACTGCTCACCCTTCACTCATCACCCAAACAGATGTAACAAATGAAAAACTCAAATACACCTGAATTCCCAGTCACTGATTTTACTTCACTCAAAATCCTCGCCATCATCCCTGCTCGTGGTGGAAGCAAGGGCGTGCCTAGAAAAAATATAAAAGAACTTGGCGGTAAACCCTTGTTAGCTTACACAGCAGATGCTGCACTTGCATCAAATTTAATTAGCAAAGTTATCTTATCTACTGAAGACGAAGAAATTATGCAAGTTGGTAAAACACTCGGATTAGAGGTGCCTTTTCAACGACCAAGTGAATTAGCACAAGATCAATCAGGTAGTTTAGGAGTAGTGCAGCATGCGGTTCAATACTTTGAAAAACAAGGAGAATTTTTTGATGCAGTTATTCTGTTACAAGTAACTTCACCTTTTAGAGAAGAAGGTTTTATCGATCTAGCGCTTGAAAAATTTATTACTTCAAAAGCTGATGCTTTAATAAGTGTGTTGCCGGTACCACATGAATATAATCCGCATTGGGTGTTTGAAACTGACCAGCATCACAACTTGCAAATTGCCACAGGCGAAAAGCAAATTATCAAACGTCGACAAGACTTGCC contains the following coding sequences:
- the neuC gene encoding UDP-N-acetylglucosamine 2-epimerase, which produces MRKICVVVTARPSYSRIKTALKAIQKHPDLELQLVVAASALLERYGTAVNYIKADGFKIDAKVFNVLEGENLTAAAKTTGIGILELSSVFENLQPDIVVTVADRFETMATAIAASYMNIPLAHIQGGEVTGNIDEKVRHSITKLADYHLVASKDAKERVLQLGEEANSVFNTGCPSIDLAKEVQSLNKLSFNPYEKYGGVGAHPDLSQSYWVVMQHPVTNEYQNSRKHVETTLEAIRQQVDVPVLWFWPNVDAGSDGTSTGIRAFREKYDLSHVHFFKNMQGNDFLNLLDQSKGLIGNSSVGIRECAYLGVPVINIGSRQNRRQRGENVIDVDYSTEAITEAMQQIEKQSRPASTNIYGNGDAGKNIAQVLAQVELKFHKTIVY
- a CDS encoding cytidylyltransferase domain-containing protein — its product is MKNSNTPEFPVTDFTSLKILAIIPARGGSKGVPRKNIKELGGKPLLAYTADAALASNLISKVILSTEDEEIMQVGKTLGLEVPFQRPSELAQDQSGSLGVVQHAVQYFEKQGEFFDAVILLQVTSPFREEGFIDLALEKFITSKADALISVLPVPHEYNPHWVFETDQHHNLQIATGEKQIIKRRQDLPKAYFRDGSIYITKTEVIKQGSFFGENLTYIESNPTKHVNIDTLEDWENAEEMIKTLK